A region of the Neomicrococcus lactis genome:
TTTATGGCGAAGCACGCCACTAACGAGCGGGCGCCAACGCGGCGACTCCGCGAGATCATGCATGATCACGTGTGACTGAGCACCAAAGTTTCCGGGAATCTGAACGGCAAACCAGGCGCCCTCAGTGAGGTGGTCCAGCCACTTTGCCATCAGATCTGCGTGTCCTGGAATCCACTGCAACATGGCATTGGAGACCACTCCGTCAACATCTGAGTCCGGGAGCCACGCATTGGCGTCAACCACGTCAAAGCTCAGGTTTTCGATGTCGCTGAAGCTATGGCGCGCCTTCGCCACCATCTCTGGGGAGGAGTCCAAGCCGAAGACCTGCGCCTCCGGCCAGCGCTCAGCGAGCGTCTTGGTGAGATTTCCTGGGCCGCAGCCAAGGTCCACGACTTTCCTCGGCGAATCCGCAAAAACTCGCCCCGTGAGATCAAAGTACGGGCGGTCTCGGTGATCTGAAAACTTGAGATATAACTGAGGGTCCCACTTCATAGTCTCAGCCTAAGTCTTGTAGTGCAGATCACGCACAGCCGTCGGCACATAGCGAAACGTAGCATTGATATGCCCGTGTTCCACCGTTGCGAGAAGTCGGTGGAAGGTGTTTGGGAATAGGGTGGAGACATCATGAATCTCGCTGAACTTGTGCCTGCCGCCCCATCCAACGAAGTCCTTCCCGAAGCCACCTATGAGAAGTTCTTGGAATGGGTTTCCTCACGCGGCCTGACGCTGTATCCGGCTCAGGACGAAGCTGTCATGGAAATCGTGCAAGGCAACCACGTCATCCTTGC
Encoded here:
- a CDS encoding methyltransferase domain-containing protein is translated as MKWDPQLYLKFSDHRDRPYFDLTGRVFADSPRKVVDLGCGPGNLTKTLAERWPEAQVFGLDSSPEMVAKARHSFSDIENLSFDVVDANAWLPDSDVDGVVSNAMLQWIPGHADLMAKWLDHLTEGAWFAVQIPGNFGAQSHVIMHDLAESPRWRPLVSGVLRHKDVVHQPDEYLHLLRNHGMTADVWETTYSHILPANKERHPVLEWTRGTTLRPLMAAFQKLEESGQLPEGMGYETYESEYEHHLKDAYPLDPKTGEAVFFFRRIFVVGQKN